The nucleotide sequence ATGAAGCGAAGGAGACTGATGCTGCGAAGCCGCGGTTCCGAGTAAAGCCATACAACAGTGGCAGCTCCAGCGCCGGAGTAATTTCACTGCGGCTTTGGTAAGGTGCGCGCAGCTAATATGCCAGAATTTATTACATATTGAACAGTAAACGCCACATTTCCTGGTGTTGATCTTATTACACCCATAACAGATAGAGGGATCCCTCCCAACTATCCGAAGAGTTTCCATCGTCTTGGAGTCTTCTTCTTTCATTATATTTCGCTCACTCACCTTACCACAAGAAGCCTAGTGTCTGAATTTATATTCAGTAATTTTGATCACATCTCTGTGCTTGATCATCATACTCTCCAGTGTTTTATTCAACACGACTGCCTGTCTGAGTTCCTTATTCGACTGACGAGTTTCCAATATAAAGTAAAACCCCTTATAAACCGACTCTTTGGTATACCAGAATTTCCTTAAAGTCAGACTAAGCGTCTGGGCCCGATTTACATTATAGGCCTCATAGGCTAttaccaatacttatttttaatataCCGGATGACCTCTATTCCGAATACAAGCCGTATTTGTGATCCCAActtgaattttctttatttaaaccagTCTTCTGACATCAATCTTTGATCTAATcatattaattgtatttaatCTTGAATTGCGAAGAACGACAAAGGCGAAGAACTCTGCAGAAAATGAAAAATCCCTAGTTGAGAAATATCAAACAGCCTCAGCTTCTGAAGATAATGACAGTGAATCAGATTCTGAACAAAAACATATAAGCAAACAGAgccaaaatatataaagaaattaaaacgCACAAATGTTCAACAAACTCTAGAACAAGTCTGCCACTCTGCTTCACTTAAGACCTTGCATTACTCGATCCTGTCGACAGATTGGTAACCAAATGGTTGAGAATTCGTCCCCGACTCTCTTGGTTCCGCGTTCGATTCCTAGAGGCTGCATGTGCTGGAAGCTCCGATCAGGTTTACAAGTGATAGACATTTCATCACACGGATTAAAAATATAAGTTGAACTCCGGATTGTATGTCACGGACTTCCTAGTCTTTTTCAGCCGCacggcaataaaaagaaaaaaacaagatgaaATTAATTTCGAATTAATTAGAATAAATACAGTGCTGGTAGAAAAAAACCGGTTTTgcagttaataatttttttggcGTGTAGCtattaattttctaaatgaaataaagagtttgaagttgattatatgtataatcttttttacttttaaaaaatttcaataatcggcggaaattttaaaaatttaaatttttgcatGTGAATAAAAAACCGGTTTTAACAAAAAGAGTTAACAAAATCAACAGTTTATATGTTGTGTGGTATCCTCGATTAATAAATAGCTCGTATGATTTTTTATGCATACTATCAATTAACTTCTGAATACTTTCAGACAGCAATTCGTTccaaatttttgttaatttgacTTCCAGATCCAGTTTATTTTTTGCAGGATCTAAAGAATACTTCTGCTTCATCATGCTCCAAACATGTTCCATTGGGTTCATGTCTGGAGATTGCGGAGCCCAATCAAGAATTGaaactttattttcttcaaataacTTGGTTGTCAATGCAAATTGATGACAGGGAGCCAAATCTTGTTGGAAAGTTAACTGATTTAGTCCCATTTTTCGCGCCGAAACGAACAATTATTcgttataacatttatatatttagcggAATTGAGGGTTCCATTAACAAAAACTAAATTGCCCACTCCTTGATAGGAGATACAGCCCCAAACCATAAcactgcctccaccaaattttacTGTCGGCGTAATATGGCTCAATTCATAACGTGAACTTTTTTTTCGATAACTGTATTGCCTTTTTTAGTATGAAAAATCTGAAAAGATGCTTCATCAGAGAAAATAATAGTTTTCCATGCGTCATTGTTCATCCGAATAAAAATTTTTGACAATTCATatctttttattatgtttttcttcGAAAGCAACGGTTTACGTTGACATACTCTTCCGAAGAGAAAATTGGAATTTAAATAAATTCCAATTGTCTTTCTACAGACACTCTTAGGTTTATTTCATTCCTCAACGTGTTAGAAGATTTTTTTGGATCGCACTCAACAAGATGCAATAAaattttaacgtctgtttttgaAGCTTTTTAGGACGTCCAGAACCAGGAATCCTATCAATAGTtccatattttttgaattttcgaaGAAAATCTCCGATTGTCGATTTTTGAGTATTTAGATGATCTGCGATATCTTTTATGTCCAATTAACTCATAAAGAGCAAGAATCTtccctttaattattttatttaacatttgcttataaaactaaaaattcaACTACTAAAATATCACTCAATAATGCAAACCGGTTTTTTATTCACACGCTAAAATTTAAATCTTCAGAATTTTAAACgattaatggaatttttttataaataaaacaaattataaatctaATCAACTACAAAGAGTTcaattcagttaaaaaaaataaatgttatctgCCAAAAAAAGTTAGTAACTGCAAAACCGGTTTTTTTCTACCAGCACTGTATATACATTCTCGCTTTctattgttaaaaataaatgtgtgGCTGGCACAAACTGGACCTCAGTCAAAATAACGATACTTGGTCTTGTAAAAGTGATGAAGATCCTGCGGAGCTTTCACCACTGCTCTTCGTGATTTATTTCGAACCTGCCCTACGAGAGCTGAGAAGCCTATACGGAGAGTCAATCACCGAAATTATCTACGCGGACGATGTCGACTTGGTGCGAGCGACAGATCACACTGGCTAGACTGCTGGAGATTGCACCAGGAAAACTCGGGGAATGGTTTCTAAAAATGAACCCTGACAAGACGGAAGTGATTGAGATATCACGCTCAGACACTCAACTTATTAAAACATGGAGACTATCCAAGAAGCTTGGCTCACTGCTTGGAGACCGGGAGGACATAATGCGCAGAAAAACACTGGCTGCTGTTGCTCTAAAAACTTTCATGAAGAATTGGTTACGACACTGCCCGATGGGCCCATCACTACGCTCTAGAGTCTACAACGCTTTCGTCAAACCTGTACTACTCTACAACTTCTCAACATGGGGCATTTCTGATTCAGATTTAAAGAACCTCGACTCTTTCCACAGAAATTAGCTTCGTTCCATGAACTGCCTACACTGGCCAAAAAAATCAGCAACTTGACTATTTACAAGATTAGCAACTCGGGGCCAATTAGCCGGGACATCGTCAATGGTCGCTGGAGGCTATTTAGGCATATCTTGAGGATGGATCCAACTTTATCTCCCCTACCAGTTGTTCTGCAAGACGACTTAAGGCTTTTAAAGAAAACCCTGAAGATTTGTGATGATCTCGACGAACTTCGGATACTGGCCCAAAACCGCGGAAGATGAAAATGGAATCCTGTCTGCATGATTTGTTTTGACAGAATCTCTGTcaataaaagtttaaatattcggAGACATTATGaatcatttcattaaatttgaattttcacCTTACTCAATTTGTTAACCAAATTGATTGGAATATAGAAATTCTCAAAATGTATgataaaaatgtcaatttttaaacaatttaattGCCCTATCTTGATGATTGTCAAaatattaaaaccaaaattaattgGACTTCTTTTGATTACATATCACAATGGTAAATCCACTAATTAATAGTCTTTCCTATACCATTCTCCCGAAGCACGTGCCCCAAATATGATAATTGTAGCTTCCAAACTTTGTGAAAATCCGCAATGCGCACATTAGTCGTAAAAGGGTTAACGTTATTGACAATTTGGGCAGAAGGATCCGTGAAGGATTTGTCAGAAGAATTTGCAAGGCAACAAGAAGAAACGGGGTAAGGTGCCAGGTCTTTCCCCATTGTGTAAAGTAAGGTTATATTGAGTTACACGTCAATTTTGCTTTACCGATACTTAAAATCGATTTATTGAAAATCTTTAGTTGCCTGTGTgacaaacatgtttatataattaatttgattaacaaaATTATTCAGGATTGATTAGTCACATGTCGGATGCTAAATTTTTACTTTGCGCTTTTTGTATATCACTACTaacaggattgataaaataaacaatttaaagaCGTTTTTACGAGCTTTTCAACTTTCAGAAAACTATTGGGGACGGATAAATTTGATGTGAGTAACAATTTgagtataaataaaacatttattttctatCTGGTTTAGTATTGAGAGATCTGGAAAATTTAGAGCACTTAGAAtagtaaagttttttttattgttgtatttatttattaataaaaggacaagagaaaaatcgtcattggcagatagccagagtattgtaaagttattaaaaattcacataaaaaatagATAGAGCTATAATTTCCGACTTTTTAAATTGCTCTTATAGCTTCTTAAATAGAATTTGATTTAAAAGCTAATTCCACATTGTTAAGAAAAAAGCTTCGATTCCTTTTGAGCTTCGTCCAAAGAGCAGACATGTTTGAGAACCGTCGTCTATGAGGCCAATATGCATTTTCAGAAGGTATCGAAACATGCTACATCCTAGACGAAAAACCTGCCTTCAAAAAAAAGGAATATTGTCattccatataatttttttccttcggATCTGTTATGTTCAGTATCGACGGGAAACCAATAGACCAAAGAGCCTTTTTTACTGTCATTAAAAGACGAGTTCGAAGGTATTTACCCTTACGCTTTTGACAGAGAGACCATCGGTTCGCTAACGTAAAATTTGCTTTCAACAATGGTATCGAAAAATGACACATTTGTATACCAAACATTAAACAAACACTGATCCGAACTAATTCGTGTCTAGTTTTTTGCTTAAATTAACTATCATATGGAAAGCCAGTAATTATTGGAAAGGACATCTATTAATAGTCGCTTCCAAAGATCCCGAACACTGTTCTCTTAAAAGTCAGGCAATGAAGATGAAGAGAGTAAACCTGACGTCATATTTTAATGAGACATGGTTCTGACTATCCAAAATTCAATTCTTATAAGTTAATTGTACGAATGAAGCTGAAGTTAATTGTtcgagtttttttattttttaagtgtgCTGAAATTTTTTGCcataaaaaatgattttaatttcaaattaactACTTAGTTCCACATTTTGATGTTAGTTCCTACCTATATTGATTAActattttttgtgatatttcccaaaaataattttaaagaactAACTACAAAAATTAGTCTAAAATAaccaaataaagaattttttaagcAATGAAAACATTATTCGCATCGATAAACAATTTCGTATTTGGCTCGTTcttttttggttaattttttgGACGGTTTTTCAAGTTCAAAAACGAAATTTGTGATAAAAGTCTGATCTTTTAAATAGAATTCGAAGCGACCATAGAATTCATTGAATACTGGCACAGTCTAATGAATATCTACATTACAGTGAAATTACATTATAGAATTGTTTGAATTCTTTATAATTGATGAATCGACGAAATTTAGGATCTTCGGGATTTACTTTCCAAAAATTTCCTTCTTCAAAATCgaagaataaaaaatgatattttctcttttctatatCTGGCATGTAGGCAGTACTAAAAGCCACATCAGGTAGCTAGTAAgtttttattatgtaaatatacaagtaCTGAACAATCGTCAGGATTGCTTGAAGCAGAATACATATGATCAACCATTTTAACGGCTGCTggtataatgtattttattaataaaaataggctgtccaaattaaaataaattattataaataaaaactcataataatatataaaaaattgttaaaatttataattaattaaaatagtttgattatctaaattatctaaaTTTTAGTTTTTTGAACGTTTAGTTGAAAGTTGTAATttattacaataaaattaatatatataaagaattaattttatatttataatatttttttcatgtttaaattCGTCATTACATGGTCCCAATCATATTTTTGGATATGACGTGCACGGGCACGTACTCATATTTGACATCTTCTCGTTTGTTGTATCTTCAGGACAACTTTTGAACAAGTCTGAGCTTACAAAAAAACCACTACAAACTATTCTTTTAGGATCATAAAATTTTCAATTCACTATCTAAAATTTCCTTTAGTAaggaaatttagaaaatttagGAATATCAATATTCTTACAACTTTTAGAGAGAATAGAATGAAGCTATTTTCTTGAGATTGATTTAAAAAGACACTTCTTTTATAGctttgatattaatttaagttGGATTCAATTTACTTCAAAGATAGAAATCTAGCGATCGTAGTCTTATATGTTCTTTTTGTTGTAAAGACCCGGAAGATTTCATTTTTTCTGATAGAAATGTCAGATTCTGTTTCCAAATTATTGATAAATTCTTTGTCTTTCAATCCTGCGAGCCAGTATTTAAAGCTAGATttttccattaataaaaaaattgataaattgaaAAAGAATGTTCATGGTAATTAAAACTCTTTTCCAGCTTTGTTTGAATAATATCGTCTCTTCGTTAGCCGATTTCAGATGAATTTCATACTCATATAATATATGTCcaatttctaaataaaattttttaaactcaTTTGGTTCAATATTAACTAATTTAATATagtataaaattttgtttcattatataaCTCTCTGTTTTCTAAAATCAGAAATATCGATATCTGTTAATTCATTGATATCAGTAGGCAGTAGATTAACCGCATAGTTTTTTATTGCAGTCTTTAAACCAGGGCTGGCCAACCCAAGGCCCGATGGAGTTTGGTGCGGCCCGCGAGAGAAATTTTGTATGTAGTTAACCTATAAATACAttcaagataaatttttcttaagtttaataaataaagataaattttataagtttaataaattttaaagtttatctatttttgtagctgttatcaatatacaatagatgcagaactggccctctgagtgtggaaatcgtcaatatgcggtggaggttatttggccatattctacgaatggacatgcttgccccagctaacatagcaatggagggctacttcctgaaagagggatcgagcttccgtggacgtccacgtgttacgctgccggaaacacttgacggagacctgaaatgtgtgaagaaaaggctaaggagtggtgaggatctggacgagctgaggaaactcgctcacgacagaggaggttggaggaggctggttcaaaggattgtttttaatgctgcacgagtaaaattataactaatatgattctacgtatgttgcaaataataataatatcaatatgaagaaaaggaaaatttttgaagaaaacagGCAATTCAGCAATCATTGGGAAGAAGATTACTTTTTTATAATGCATAATTCCAAGCCAACATGTTTAATTTGCAAGGAGAAAGTatcggtggtgaaagagtacaatgtAAGAAGACATTATGAAACAAAGCATTCCGAATACGCGAAATTTAGTAAGGAATTGAAAACAAGGAAACTGGATTCGCTTAAATCTGAATTGAGAAATCAGCAAAGACTATTAAATTCATCGATACACTCTTCTTCTGATACTGTTAAAGCAAGCTACTCTGTTGCAATGataatttcaaagagaatgaaaTCATTTTCGGATGGAGAATTCGTAAAAGAGTGTTTGGATGCTGTCGTGAAAGACATTTTGCCAGATAAAACTAAAAAGTTTTCAAACATTAGCTTGTCACGTCAAACCATATGTCGCAGGGTTAATgacatttcaaatgaaattgtGGTGACTTTGCgtgatcaaataaaatatttcaaaagttattcTTTGGCCTTTGACGAATGCACGGATATATCAGACACGTCTCAACTTGTAGTATATATTCGTGGAGTTACCGaatcttttcaagtgaaacaagAAATGCTTAACcttgtcagtttgaaagatactacaAAGGGCGAAGATATTTTCCAAGCTGTTATGAAATGTTTATCCGACAATGGAGCGAATTTAGAGACCCTTGCTGGATTGACAACAGATGGGGCGCCGGCTATGATTGGAAGAAATAAAGGAGTTGTAAAGCTAATAATGGATGAGATGGAGTCAAGAAgcataaaaaatgatttatttgtaaTACACTGCTTGATACATCAACACAATTTGTGCGCGCAAGTGTTGTCTATGAACCATGTTATGAGTGTGGTTGTAAGAACTATAAACTTCATTCGTTCTCATGCACTTCAACATCGCCAGTTTAAAGAATTATTGAACGAGTTATATTCTCACTATGGTGATCTTGTGTATTTTTCC is from Octopus sinensis unplaced genomic scaffold, ASM634580v1 Contig18899, whole genome shotgun sequence and encodes:
- the LOC115231792 gene encoding general transcription factor II-I repeat domain-containing protein 2A-like, producing MHNSKPTCLICKEKVSVVKEYNVRRHYETKHSEYAKFSKELKTRKLDSLKSELRNQQRLLNSSIHSSSDTVKASYSVAMIISKRMKSFSDGEFVKECLDAVVKDILPDKTKKFSNISLSRQTICRRVNDISNEIVVTLRDQIKYFKSYSLAFDECTDISDTSQLVVYIRGVTESFQVKQEMLNLVSLKDTTKGEDIFQAVMKCLSDNGANLETLAGLTTDGAPAMIGRNKGVTEIIDLQCNSELRLVYPTISKIDFYNKYVTAEKYPNLRIFAQRVVSSFGSTYDFQ